The proteins below are encoded in one region of Diceros bicornis minor isolate mBicDic1 chromosome 14, mDicBic1.mat.cur, whole genome shotgun sequence:
- the LOC131413820 gene encoding steroid 21-hydroxylase: MLLLGLLLLLILLAGARLLWGQWKLRSLHLPPLVPGFLHLLQPNLPIYLLGLTQKLGPIYRLRLGLQDVVVLNSKRTIEEAMVRKWVDFAGRPQLPSYKLVSWHDQDLSLGDYSLLWKAHKKLTHRALLLGIRNSMEPLVEQLTQEFCERMRAQAGAPVAIQKEFSFLTCSIICYLTFGDKEDTLVHAFHNCVQDLMKTWEHWSIQVLNIIPFLRFFPNPGLWRLKQAMENRDHIVEKQLRWHKESMVAGRWRDMTDYMLQAVGRPTVEEGRGQLLEGHVHMSVVDLFIGGTETTASTLSWAVAFLLHHPEIQQRLQDELDRELGPRALGFRVPYKDRARLPLLNATIAEVLRLRPVVPLALPHRTTRPTSIFGYDIPKGTVIIPNLQGAHLDETVWEQPHEFRPDRFLYPGASPRALTFGCGARVCLGEPLARLELFVVLARLLQAFTLLPPEGALPSLQPQPHCGVNLTMQPFQVRLQPRGTGTLGQGQRQ, encoded by the exons ATGCTACTCCttgggctgctgctgctgctgatcctGCTGGCCGGCGCCCGCCTGCTGTGGGGCCAGTGGAAGCTCAGGAGCCTCCACCTCCCGCCTCTTGTCCCTGGcttcctgcacctgctgcagccCAACCTCCCCATCTATCTTCTTGGCCTGACTCAGAAACTCGGGCCTATCTACAGGCTCCGCCTGGGGCTGCAAG ATGTGGTGGTGCTGAACTCTAAGAGGACCATTGAAGAGGCCATGGTCAGGAAGTGGGTGGACTTTGCCGGCAGACCCCAGCTACCATCCT ACAAGCTGGTGTCTTGGCACGATCAGGATCTCTCACTAGGGGACTATTCCCTGCTCTGGAAGGCCCACAAGAAGCTCACCCACAGAGCCCTGCTGCTGGGCATCCGCAACTCCATGGAGCCCCTGGTGGAACAGCTGACCCAGGAGTTCTGCGAG CGCATGAGAGCCCAGGCCGGCGCCCCTGTGGCCATCCAGAAAGAATTCTCTTTCCTCACCTGCAGCATCATCTGTTACCTCACCTTTGGAGACAAG GAGGACACCTTAGTACATGCCTTTCACAACTGTGTCCAGGACTTGATGAAAACCTGGGAACACTGGTCCATCCAAGTTTTGAACATCATTCCCTTTCTCAGG TTCTTCCCCAACCCAGGCCTCTGGAGACTGAAGCAGGCCATGGAGAACAGGGACCACATCGTAGAGAAGCAGCTGAGGTGGCACAAG gagAGCATGGTGGCAGGCCGGTGGAGGGACATGACAGACTACATGCTCCAAGCGGTGGGCAGGCCGACAGTGGAAGAGGGCCGTGGACAGCTCCTCGAAGGGCACGTGCATATGTCTGTGGTGGACCTTTTCATCGGTGGCACCGAGACCACTGCAAGCACCCTCTCCTGGGCTGTGGCATTCTTGCTTCACCACCCTGAG ATTCAGCAGCGACTACAAGACGAGCTGGATCGTGAGCTGGGCCCCAGAGCCTTGGGCTTCCGAGTCCCATACAAGGACCGCGCACGGCTGCCCTTGCTCAACGCCACCATCGCCGAGGTGCTGCGCCTGCGGCCTGTTGTGCCCCTGGCTTTGCCGCACCGCACCACGCGGCCTACCAG CATCTTCGGCTACGACATTCCCAAGGGCACGGTGATCATCCCCAACCTCCAAGGCGCCCACCTGGACGAGACAGTCTGGGAGCAGCCACACGAGTTCCGGCCGG ACCGCTTCCTGTACCCCGGCGCCAGCCCCAGAGCGCTCACCTTTGGCTGCGGGGCGCGCGTGTGCCTGGGCGAGCCGCTGGCGCGCCTCGAGCTCTTCGTGGTGCTGGCGCGCCTGCTCCAGGCCTTCACGCTGCTGCCGCCCGAGGGCGCCCTGCCCTCtctgcagccccagccccactgcgGCGTCAACCTCACCATGCAGCCTTTCCAGGTGCGGCTGCAGCCCCGGGGGACGGGGACCCTGGGCCAGGGCCAGCGCCAGTGA
- the C4A gene encoding complement C4-A, producing MRLLWGLIWASSFFALSLQKPRLLLFSPSVVHLGAPLSVGLQLHDVPRGQVVKGLLFLRNPSSNNAPCSPKVDFTLSSEDDFKLFSLQIPLKDAQSCGLFRLLRGPEVQLVAESPWLKNSLSKKTDFQGVNLRFSSRRGHLFLQTDQPIYNPGQRVRYRVFALDQKMRPSTDTLTVTVENSHRLRVRKKEVYAATSIFQDDFVIPDISEPGTWKISARFSDGLESNSSVQFEVKKYVLPNFEVKIIPGKPYILTAPGFLDEIQLDVQARYIYGKPVQGVAYVRFGILTEDGKKTFLRGLENQTKLVDGQCHVSLTKAEVQGALEKLQPSKINMAHLPGLRLYVAAAIIESPGGEIEEAELTSWRFVSSPFSLDLSNTKRHLVPGAPFLLQALVRDMSGSPASGIPVKVSAKLSSAGSVSETQALQQNTDGSGQAIIPIVVPQTVLELQLSVSAGSPYPALARLTVRAPPSGGSGFLSIERLDPRPPHVGDTLNLNLRTVGISAPSFSHYYYMILSRGQIVSVNRAPRRTLTSVPVFVDHHLAPSFYFVAFYYQDGLPVANSLRVDVQAGTCEGKLELNVNSGKEYHPGETMKLHVQTDSPALVALGAVDTALYAVGGRSHKPLDMGKVFEVMNSYNLGCGPGGGDTALQVFEAAGLAFSDGDSLTSARKSLSCPKETKTRKKRNVDFQKALNEKLGQYTSPVAKRCCQDGLTRLPMARSCEQRVARVQLLACQKPFLSCCQFAEGLRKKIRLGGQRGLARAMEILQEEDLMDEDDIPVRSFFPENWLWRVETVDRSLQLSQLLPDSLTTWEIHGVSLSKGTGLCVATPVRLRVFREFHLHLRLPVSVRRFEQVELRPVLYNYLDKDVTVSVHVSPVEGLCLAGGGGLAQQVLVPAGSARPVGFSVVPTAAADVSLKVVARGSLEFPVGDAVSKVLHVEKEGAIHKEEIVYELNPLDNRRRTLEIPGNSDPNVIPDGEFSSVVRVTASDPLDALGSEGALSPGGLASLLRLPQGCGEQTMVYLAPTLAASRYLDKTEQWSKLPPETKDHAVDLIQKGYMRIQQFRKTDGSYGAWLHRDSSTWLTAFVLKVLSLAQEQVDGSLEKLQETATWLLSQQQADGSFQDPCPVIHRDMQGGLVGNDETVALTAFVVIALHHGLAVFQDENAQQLKQRVETSISSANSFLGVKASAGLLGAHAAAITAYALTLTQAPENLRDIAHNNLMAMAQESGDNLYWGSVVTSQSNVVSPTLAPHSPADPVPQAPALWVETTAYGLLHLLLREGKAEMADQAAAWLTRQAGFQGGFRSTQDTVIALDALSEYWIASHTTEEKRLNVTLSSLGRNGFKSHVIQLDNHHTRGLEEELQFSLGSKINVKVGGNSKGTLKVLRTYNVLNMKNTTCEDLQIEVTVMGHVEYTMEANEDYEDYEYEELLAGDDPGAHSQPVTPLQLFEGRRSRRRRDAPKVAEEQESRVQYTVCIWRNGKVGLSGMAIADITLLSGFHAQRSDLEKLASLSDRYVSHFETEGPHVLLYFDSVPTSRECVGFEAVQEVAVGLVQPASATLYDYYNPENKCSVFYGAPTKSKFLSTLCSADVCQCAEGKCPRQRRALERGLRDEDGYRMKFACYYPRVDYGFQVKVLREDGRAAFRLFETKITQVLHFTKDAKATAGQTRNFLVRASCRLRLEPGKEYLIMGLDGATYDLKEDPQYLLDSDSWIEEMPSERLCRSTRQREACAQLSDFLKEYGTQGCQV from the exons ATGAGgcttctctgggggctgatctgggcATCCAGCTTCTTCGCCTTGTCTCTGCAGAAGCCCAG GTTGCTCCTGTTTTCTCCTTCTGTGGTTCACCTGGGGGCCCCTCTGTCAGTGGGACTGCAGCTCCACGATGTTCCCCGGGGCCAGGTAGTGAAAGGATTACTGTTCCTGAGAAACCCATCCAGCAATAATGCtccctgctccccaaaggtggACTTCACCCTCAGCTCAGAAGATGACTTCAAACTCTTCAGCCTCCAG ATCCCCCTGAAAGATGCACAGAGCTGTGGCCTCTTTCGCCTCCTTAGAGGTCCCGAAGTCCAGCTGGTGGCCGAGTCGCCATGGCTGAAGAACTCTCTGTCCAAAAAGACAGACTTTCAGGGCGTCAACCTGCGCTTCTCCTCTCGCCGAGGGCACCTCTTTCTGCAGACTGACCAGCCCATTTATAACCCTGGCCAGCGGG TTCGGTACCGGGTCTTTGCTCTGGATCAAAAGATGCGCCCATCCACTGACACCCTCACGGTCACTGTGGAG AACTCTCATAGACTCCGTGTGCGGAAGAAGGAAGTGTACGCTGCCACGTCCATCTTCCAGGATGACTTTGTGATCCCAGACATCTCAGA GCCAGGTACTTGGAAGATCTCAGCTCGATTCTCAGATGGCTTGGAATCCAACAGTAGTGTCCAGTTTGAAGTGAAGAAATATG TCCTTCCCAACTTTGAAGTGAAGATCATTCCTGGAAAGCCCTACATCCTGACAGCGCCTGGCTTtcttgatgaaatccaattaGACGTCCAGGCCAG GTACATCTACGGGAAGCCAGTGCAGGGGGTGGCATATGTACGCTTTGGGATCCTGACTGAGGATGGTAAGAAGACTTTCCTTCGGGGGCTGGAGAATCAGACCAAG CTGGTAGATGGCCAGTGCCACGTTTCCCTCACAAAGGCTGAGGTTCAGGGTGCCCTGGAGAAGCTCCAGCCTTCTAAGATTAACATggctcacctcccagggctgcgCCTCTACGTTGCAGCAGCCATCATTGAGTCTCCAG GTGGGGAGATCGAGGAGGCAGAGCTCACATCCTGGCGTTTTGTGTCATCTCCCTTCTCCTTGGATCTTAGCAACACCAAGCGACATCTCGTGCCTGGGGCCCCCTTTTTGCTGCAG GCCCTGGTCCGAGACATGTCAGGCTCTCCTGCCTCTGGCATTCCTGTCAAAGTTTCTGCCAAGTTGTCTTCTGCTGGGTCTGTTTCTGAAACCCAGGCCCTTCAACAAAATACGGACGGGAGTGGCCAAGCCATCATCCCCATCGTTGTTCCTCAGACCGTGCTAGAACTGCAGCTCTCG GTGTCTGCGGGCTCCCCCTATCCagccttagccaggctaactgtGAGAGCCCCACCCTCAGGAGGCTCTGGGTTTCTGTCCATTGAGCGGCTGGATCCTCGACCCCCTCACGTCGGGGACACCCTcaacctgaacctgcgaactgtGGGCATCAGTGCGCCCAGCTTCTCTCATTACTACTACATG ATCCTATCCCGGGGCCAGATTGTGTCTGTGAATCGAGCGCCGAGGAGGACCCTGACCTCAGTCCCCGTGTTTGTGGACCATCACCTTGCACCCTCCTTCTACTTTGTGGCCTTCTACTATCAGGACGGCCTCCCAGTGGCCAACTCTCTGCGCGTGGACGTCCAGGCCGGCACCTGTGAGGGCAAG CTGGAGCTAAATGTGAACAGTGGCAAGGAGTATCATCCTGGGGAGACGATGAAGCTCCACGTACAAACCGATTCTCCAGCCCTGGTGGCGCTGGGAGCTGTGGACACGGCTCTGTACGCTGTGGGTGGCAGGTCCCACAAACCCCTCGACATGGGCAAG GTCTTTGAAGTTATGAACAGCTATAACCttggctgtggtcctgggggtgggGACACTGCCCTTCAGGTGTTCGAGGCGGCTGGTCTGGCCTTTTCTGATGGAGACAGCTTGACCTCAGCCAGAAAGA GTCTGAGCTGTCCCAAGGAGACGAAAACCCGGAAAAAGAGAAACGTGGACTTCCAAAAGGCACTTAATGAGAAGC TGGGCCAGTATACTTCCCCTGTAGCCAAGCGCTGCTGCCAGGATGGGCTGACACGGCTGCCCATGGCACGCTCCTGTGAGCAGCGGGTGGCCCGTGTGCAGCTGCTGGCCTGCCAGAAGCCCTTCCTGTCCTGCTGCCAGTTTGCTGAGGGCCTGCGCAAGAAGATCCGGTTGGGGGGCCAGCGGGGCCTAGCCCGAG CCATGGAGATCCTGCAGGAGGAAGACCTGATGGATGAAGATGACATTCCCGTGCGCAGCTTCTTCCCAGAGAACTGGCTCTGGAGAGTGGAAACCGTGGACCGCTCCCTCCA ATTGTCACAGCTGCTCCCTGACTCTCTGACCACGTGGGAGATCCATGGCGTGAGTCTGTCCAAAGGCACAG GCCTGTGTGTGGCCACCCCGGTCCGGCTCCGAGTGTTCCGTGAATTCCACCTGCACCTCCGCCTGCCTGTCTCCGTTCGCCGCTTTGAGCAGGTCGAGCTGCGGCCTGTCCTCTACAACTACCTGGATAAAGATGTGACC GTGAGCGTCCATGTGTCCCCAGTGGAGGGGCTGTGCCTGGCTGGGGGCGGAGGGCTGGCCCAGCAGGTGCTGGTGCCTGCGGGTTCTGCCCGGCCCGTTGGCTTCTCTGTGGTGCCCACGGCGGCTGCTGATGTGTCCCTGAAGGTGGTGGCTCGAGGGTCCTTGGAGTTCCCTGTGGGGGACGCGGTGTCTAAGGTTCTACATGTTGAG AAGGAAGGGGCCATCCACAAGGAGGAGATTGTGTATGAACTCAACCCCCTGG ACAACCGACGCCGGACCTTGGAAATTCCTGGCAACTCTGATCCCAATGTTATTCCTGATGGAGAGTTCAGCAGCGTTGTCAGGGTCACAG CCTCAGATCCATTGGATGCTTTGGGCTCTGAGGGGGCCTTGTCACCAGGAGGCCTGGCCTCCCTCCTGAGGCTTCCCCAGGGCTGTGGAGAACAAACCATGGTCTACTTGGCCCCCACCCTGGCTGCTTCCCGCTACCTGGACAAGACAGAGCAGTGGAGCAAGCTGCCCCCTGAGACCAAGGACCATGCTGTGGATCTGATCCAGAAAG GCTACATGCGGATCCAGCAGTTTCGGAAAACAGATGGTTCCTATGGGGCTTGGTTACATCGGGATAGCAGCACCTG GCTCACTGCCTTTGTGCTGAAGGTACTGAGTTTGGCCCAGGAACAGGTGGACGGCTCACTTGAAAAGCTGCAGGAGACGGCCACATGGTTGCTGTCCCAGCAGCAGGCTGACGGTTCATTCCAGGACCCCTGTCCAGTTATCCACAGGGACATGCAG GGGGGCTTGGTGGGAAATGATGAGACAGTGGCGCTCACCGCCTTTGTGGTCATCGCCCTTCATCATGGGCTGGCCGTCTTCCAGGACGAGAATGCACAGCAGTTGAAGCAGAGAGTG GAAACCTCCATCTCAAGTGCAAACTCATTCTTGGGGGTGAAAGcaagtgctgggctcctgggtgCCCACGCGGCTGCCATCACGGCCTATGCGCTGACGCTGACCCAGGCCCCTGAGAACCTGCGGGATATTGCCCACAACAACCTCATGGCCATGGCCCAGGAGTCTGGTG ATAACCTGTACTGGGGCTCAGTCGTCACTTCTCAGAGCAATGTCGTGTCGCCCACGCTGGCTCCTCACAGCCCAGCAGACCCTGTGCCCCAGGCACCAGCCCTGTGGGTTGAAACCACAGCCTATGGCCTGCTGCACCTGCTGCTCCGGGAGGGCAAGGCGGAGATGGCCGACCAGGCTGCAGCCTGGCTCACCCGCCAGGCTGGCTTCCAAGGGGGATTCCGCAGCACTCAG GACACGGTGATTGCCCTGGACGCTCTGTCAGAATACTGGATCGCCTCCCACACCACCGAGGAGAAGAGGCTTAATGTGACTCTGAGCTCCCTGGGCCGCAATGGGTTCAAGTCGCATGTAATACAGCTGGACAACCACCATACtcgggggctggaggaggagctgcAG TTTTCCTTGGGCAGCAAGATTAATGTGAAAGTGGGAGGAAACAGCAAAGGAACCTTGAAG GTCCTTCGTACCTATAATGTCTTGAACATGAAGAACACGACCTGCGAGGACCTTCAGATTGAAGTGACAGTCATGGGCCACGTTGAGTACACGA TGGAAGCAAATGAGGACTACGAGGACTACGAGTATGAGGAGCTTCTAGCTGGGGACGACCCAGGGGCCCATTCCCAGCCAGTGACGCCCCTGCAGCTGTTTGAGGGGCGGAGGAGCCGCCGCAGGAGGGATGCACCCAAGGTGGCCGAGGAACAGGAGTCCAGAGTGCAGTACACTGTGTGCATCTG GCGGAATGGCAAGGTGGGGCTGTCAGGCATGGCCATCGCAGACATCACCCTTCTGAGCGGATTCCATGCCCAGCGATCGGACCTGGAGAAG CTGGCCTCCCTCTCTGACCGTTACGTGAGTCACTTTGAGACTGAGGGCCCCCACGTCCTGCTGTACTTCGACTCG GTCCCCACCTCCCGGGAGTGTGTGGGCTTTGAAGCTGTACAGGAGGTGGCCGTGGGGCTGGTGCAGCCGGCTAGCGCGACCCTCTATGACTACTACAACCCCG AGAACAAATGTTCTGTGTTTTACGGGGCACCAACTAAGAGCAAATTCCTGTCCACATTGTGCTCTGCTGATGTCTGCCAGTGTGCTGAGG GGAAGTGCCCTCGACAGCGTCGTGCCCTGGAGCGGGGGCTACGGGATGAGGATGGTTACAGGATGAAGTTTGCCTGCTACTATCCCCGCGTGGATTATG GCTTCCAGGTTAAGGTTCTCCGAGAAGATGGCAGAGCTGCTTTCCGCCTCTTTGAGACCAAGATCACCCAAGTCCTGCACTTCA CCAAGGATGCCAAGGCCACTGCTGGTCAGACCCGAAACTTCCTGGTTCGAGCCTCTTGCCGCCTTCGCTTGGAACCTGGGAAAGAATATTTGATCATGGGTCTGGACGGGGCCACCTATGACCTCAAGGAAGA TCCCCAATACCTGCTGGACTCAGACAGCTGGATCGAGGAGATGCCCTCTGAACGCCTGTGCCGGAGCACCCGCCAGCGGGAAGCCTGTGCCCAGCTCAGCGACTTTCTCAAGGAGTATGGCACCCAGGGGTGCCAGGTGTAA